Part of the Panicum virgatum strain AP13 chromosome 4N, P.virgatum_v5, whole genome shotgun sequence genome is shown below.
TTGCTGCTCAACTGCAATTGCAGAACTGATAGCTATATTAAACTACTTGTTTTGATAATTTGCTTAGTCATTGGCTAATGCTTGATTAGGTTTACGGAGCAATGTCTTAAAAATGCTAACTTTTTGTTCTTTTATTTAAGGTTTGGAGGCTTTGCAGCAGCTTGTGTCCTTGAACATCAGCAACAACCAGATCAGTAGTTTCACAGCACTTGAACCCCTTACAAAGATAATTTCTTTGAAAGTACTGGATTTATCTTTCAACAAGATTGGAGCTCACTCAATTGACACAACTCGGTATATATGCTCATCTCCTTTCTCACATAAAGTTGAAGCATGTGAAGCTTTTGAAGAGTGCTGGAAGAAAAGTATCAATGTGGAGGAATACTGGGACGCCATACTGTTCTTCGAAACTCTGAAGTTGGCACAGCTTGATATCAAAGGAAATGCAGTAGCAAGCAAGGAGGACTTCAGAACTCTTGTCCCAATGCTCATTCCTTCTCTAAAATGGCTCGATGCCGAGTGTGCCAATTAATTGATGACCTTCGCTTGAGAGTTGTGCAAACTTGGATAGCGTCAAAGTTCATGCTGTAAACTAATTTTTGGTAACAGGCATTGATTTGCTCCATATGTACTGCTATGTTTATTTAAGCAAATCTGAGACCCAAACATGGTGTTACAGAGTTCTGATTTTTCAGGAATGAACTATCATAGATCatacaatgaaaaaaaaatgtttcaatGCAAGTTGAATGATTCGGATATGTTAGTTTGAAACAGAACATTGCTACACTGCTACTATTCACATTTTGTATCATTGAGGTTGCTCCTTGGCTGAGGGTTATCCATCAATGCTGTTGCACTTAAGCTTTGGGAGTTCGAATGCAATTTATTTGTAACCTACTGTTTTTTAAAAGAAGACCCTGTCAGAGGCTCTTGCTTCTACCATTGCAGGCCAGGGTTCACTAGTACATCAATTTGTAATTTCTGTTAGTATGCGCTATTTGAAACTCTTGTTTTTAATTATAGCTGTAACTCTGAAAGTAACTACAGATTGTATTGTACCATTGACTCTATATCATAGTAGAGATGTTCGTGTCTACTTCCCACCTGCAGCTGATCATTCAATACCTGGAAACTCCAAAATGACCCTAAAAGTTTCAAAATTAACAattcttgaaaaaaaaataaggcCAAATTTCTTTAAATATGTCAGCTAATACAACAAGAACATGCAGGGCCTCTCAGATTACAGAATTGGTTGCACATTAAGTCTCAGCAAGACATAAGAACTTTATACAATGCGTTCATCTATGCTCAGTAGGCCGGACAGCATAGCATCTTCAGAAGCACCATTCACTCTAAACACAGAAGCGACATCTTCTCTTCAATAGAGCAATCGACCTGACAAGACGAGCGGCAAGCGGCAGGGATCAAGATGAGCCCCAGGCACCGCTGCTCTGTCGGAGGTGAAGAATGACGGGCACTGCGGTACTCCACGGCATCCTGGAGGATTATGTTCCCTTGCTTATCGATGCAGTGGAACAACCCGAGGAAGTAACGGCCATCGTTCACACCAATCAGCATTCGCCGGAACAGCAGCTTCCGGAGTTTGGAAACAGCTGGTGAGCTGCTGCCAGCAGCATCGGCAGGTGCACTGGAGCTGTTGCAATAATCATCTTCAGAAACTGGGATAGCTTGAGATGACACCGATGATCCTTCCATGGTACTAAGGCTTACCCTCTGCTAGAGAAGCATTCCATAATCAGTGGCAGATAACAGATCAAAAAGAAAGAAGGTAATTGCTGAAAGGGAAAATTGACTGCTGTTACGACTGTAAGCAGCAAGGGAAATTGCTCGATTCAGGTTTGCAGCACTACTCAAGAGTTCATGCTGGTTTCACTTCAAGCATCCTGATGGATTTAAAATGGCACACAAGGTTGCAGCACTACTGAACAAGAATTCATGCCGGTTTCACTCAAGCATCCTGATGGATTTAAAATGGCACATAAGGTTGTAAAACTATAAGTAATCAAAATCACACCACACGTCGACGTTGGATCAAGAATTTTCAGTAAAGGCAACAAAATTTTCTACTTTTCCTCGGTTGAATTAGCGTGGGGAACTAGGCTGGCCACCTAGAATCACttgaaccttttttttttctaaataaagGGCGATTCTTCATTACTACACCCGataattttcttttttgaaacgaaATCGAAGTTAGTAGGTAATATATTGTAACCGCATTtagatccgaatacaaatagttttgtttAGGGTTTGGTGCTCCGTCTCGCAcagcagaaggaaagagaaggggcggATATACCTGGAggatgctcgtcgccggcaaagcGAAGATGCGacaaatggcgccgccgctcgcccaatcgtcgccgccagggaaggaagagCAAGGGAGGAGAGAGTCTGAGGGAACAAAGCGCGGAGATGAAAGTATGAAACTGAGGCCCTGAGTCTGACTGCCTTATTGGGAGGGGCTGTCAACGAGCCCAGCTCGAGCGAGCCTGAGTGGCTGACACCTCAAACACCTCGCGAGTCTCGAGTTTTTCTATAGTGCtaaaggccttgtttggttcgccGGGCTACTTCATActgcaatttttttctttcgtattaaacgaagtttatttaccAATTTTTTTACGAATGAATATAATTTTTCGTGATAAATTTAAtaacagtaattaattgataattgaTTGTACTAATGCTACAGTGACCACACTAATGCTACAATGACCAACTGTGACAGCCCAGGTATTTAATTAGCtaaaaccaaagtctagttgaggtCAAAGTGAGAAAATGAAATTTTagacatgaaatgacgagtcaaTTGAATCAAGGTTTTTAAAGATTTAAACTATTttgtttcaaattttaaacaaacattctttgaaaataatttctaaaacattgctcaaatgaacttttgcctaaaaccaaaTTTGTAGACTTTTAAAtgatgaacaactttcatgttcatgatTTCTCAAGTTGCCACGCAAAAACtagagaaaatt
Proteins encoded:
- the LOC120668437 gene encoding N-alpha-acetyltransferase 38-A, NatC auxiliary subunit-like — encoded protein: MEGSSVSSQAIPVSEDDYCNSSSAPADAAGSSSPAVSKLRKLLFRRMLIGVNDGRYFLGLFHCIDKQGNIILQDAVEYRSARHSSPPTEQRCLGLILIPAACRSSCQVDCSIEEKMSLLCLE